DNA from Agarilytica rhodophyticola:
TCCCATCTGAAAAGGATATTCGCTCAAATATTCATGCCGGTGGTAAAGAAGTCAAACACGTTATCACGAAAGATGAGAAACGTCTGTGCAAGGCAATTGGCGCGCAACTAGTGAGAGATGGTTTATATCTTGTTGGACTGGATGTGATTAACGGAAAACTTATCGAAGTCAATGTGTTAAGCCCCGGAGGAATCACTCGGATAAACAAACTGAACCGAACTAGGCTGCAAAAACATATCATAGATTTTATCGAAAATGTCGTGTCTGCTCGTGAATTAGTAATTGAGCGCAAGAATTCTTTTCGCAAGGTAATTGAAGATGCTGAAGCTATCTGAGCAGGATATTATCCAGCGAATCAAATCCGGGGATCAGTTTGAATGTGAGCTTTTAGATGGAAGCTTTAGTATAAAAATTGAATCCTATACTCCTGTGATATGTACTGCTATTCACGCAGGACATAAATTAAGAAGTAATTTGATTTCCAAGTGTGCTTTGTCTGAAACAGAAAGGCTTTATGAGGAAGATCCGTTTACCGACCAACTAATTCAAGCCATGCCTATTACTTTGATTGCCCGTGACTCTCGTTACGAGTACGACTTAAATCGACCTATTGCAAATTGCATCTATTCTAAGGCTTGGGGGAAAACGGTTTGGCAAAAAAGGTTATCTGGTAGAGAAAGGAAAGAAAGCACAAATAAACATCAGACATTTTATAGGGTTTTAGACGCTTTAGTAGAAAAAGTTGAAAAGTTATTCCGAGCTGCATTAGTTTTTGATATACACTCGTATAATCACCTTCGCCGAGAAGATGCTTCGCCAACATTTAATCTTGGGACTGAGCAAATAGATTTAGATCGTTGGAAAAGTGTTATTGGGTTATCACTAGCTAAATTATTAGATATTAGTTTACCTAATATGCCTACTCTTGCTTGTGAAAACGCTGTTTTTTATGGTCGAGGTTATATGATTTCTCATATTAACAGCCGTTTCCAGAATACTCTTGTTTTGCCTCTTGAAGTAAAGAAAGTTTTTATGGACGAGCTAAGCGGAGAGATTTATCCTCTCGTCATGCAGTCACTTAATCAGCAATTTAAAGGGTGTTTAGTTGAAATTTCCGCGTTTTTTTCCCGTCGCTATACTTCCAAAAAAAGGGCAAGAAAATCCGATATCCTTGCAGAGAAAATGGATTCTGCTGTTATCAAAGTCGACCGTGCGCTGTACCAATTAGCAAAAGGGCTGGAAACACTTTTCTATATCAATCCAATTAATATTCCTAATGAGAGAAAGTCTTTCTTAAGGTGTAATGGTAATTACCAGCCACAATTCAGATATCGGCAGCTGAATATTGATCCGTATCAGTTTAGGGAACAGCTTTACCGTTTACCGGTAGAATCTATTAGAGATCCTAGCATTCAGTCTCTCTATCGTGATGTGATTGATTCTTTAAGCGAAAAGATTGGATTATTGGTTAAAGCGGGCAGACCAGGGTTTTTATACGAATCGTTAAAATACTATGGCGAGCCAGACCAAACCGATGAGCAAAATGCACGTTTCTTGCTACACGCTAGTGGTCTAGATGCTGCTAATGAAAAATTGTTGACAGCTGAAGAGTTGCAAAAACAGATGAAGGTTGCTGCATCCAAATGGAAAATGCCTTGTAAAATAGAAACAAGTAGCAAACTTGTTGCAGCAGCAATGGTTTCAAATAGTCGTAAGTCGCTGATGATTGCCAAAGATCTTAATATTTCATCTATAGAAGCTAGAGCTCTCGTTCATCATGAGCTTGGTGTGCATATGGCAACAACTCTCAATGCTAGTTCACAGCGTTTAAAAGTATTTTCATTGGGTCTACCAGGAAATACTCTCACTCAGGAAGGGTTGGCGATATTAAACGAGTACCTCTCAGGAAATATGAGCCTGAACAGGCTACATGGCTTGGCTCTTCGCGTGCTCGCGGTCAGGCAAATGCTTGATCACAATGATTTCAGGCGTACTTTTAGTTACTTAGTGGAAGAGCATCATCTAACTCAAGAAGATGCATTCAAACTTGCTGTAAGAGTGCACCGAGGAGGTGGGTTTACCAAAGATTATCTATATCTTAACGGTGTTAGCAAAGCGCTAGAACTGTATAAAAACCAAAGTATCAAGAATCTTTACGTAGGTAAAACCGGATTTGATTACTTACCTACTATTAATGAAATGGTTGAACGTCAACTAGTGGTTGCGCCTATTTATTATCCCCATTATCTAGATGCTCCTGCAGAAGTATCACCGATTCTCGAATATTTAGTCAGTTGTATTCGCCCTTCTATTGGTTACGATAAAAATAATTATAATGGTCAAAATCAAGTAGCTGCTTAGTGCTTGTTAATATACAGGTGTACAGATACCTTATTATTTTTCTGCACTTTCTTTTTCGCGCTTTCTCGTATCACTCCCTATCGAAGTAACGGCATTCATCATGGGCAAGTTAAGTTAATACTGGTAAAAAATATCATATTATTACGCTCAAGGCGCTGTGGTAGTATTTTGAATGTTGTCACTTATTTCTATACTTTTTGCCAATGCCTTCTATTAAAATTTTCGCCAATTATTAAAGACTGGTGACGTATTTTTTTAACCCACAGTAAAAACCAACTTCTTATCGTGCACTTCAATGGTGTCTTGATGATGAAAGAAAAATATGGTGGTGGGAGTCATTGTCAGTACCTGCTAAAACTATTAGTTACGACGATGAGGATGGTCTAGAGATTATTGGCTTGGTTATCCCTAATAATCTCGAAGTTATATTATTTGTGGCTGATGACGAATCTCGGCCCTGGCCTGAATACTATTTGCCAGCCATCATGCTTTGAGAAGCGTGTTAAATGGAAAGAGTAATATCTAAATTACTCGAAACTAACTTTAGTCATACCATCTGAAGCGAGTGGGAAGAATACAGCAACAGAAGAAATAATCATAATGAGAAGCTGAATCATACCAGGATCAGTAAAGAACGCTGTTACAATTAGTCCAATCCACCCAAACAAATGTAATACTTGAAATACCCAGCCGTAAAAACCTTCTTTTAAATCTTGTCTAGACTGCGATGCATTAGCAGAACCTGACTCACTATCATTCAATATTAGCGATATCCCAAATAGAGCTAAGACAGAAAACTTTCTTGGATATTTTTGAGAAAAAACAATTGAAATAATTAAAGAAAAAGGAACGAAAATAATTAATGATGGTAAAGTAGTGACGTTATTTATCAAACAAACATATACAAGCAAGGTTGCTATGAAAAAAAAGAATGCCCCTACTAAAGCAGCCATTCGTGTAAGCAAGCTTTTCATTATAACTCCTGATTTAAATACTAGGTACGGGTAAAGCTAGGATACAAGTGTGGGCAAGGTTGAGTCATTCCAAGCTTTAGATAAACACCTCACCGAGGTGCCAAACTTTATACAACATAAAGCTACGACGCTAAGAAGGGGTTCTCTTTTTTATGCAAAAATACTCATATACTTCTTCAAATAACCTACTTATAGGATGAGCAATTAACCGTCGAACAATATATGTATTATTTTGCGTTACCACTTTACACTTGCCTTAAGTATGTTCCTAGAATGTCAAATGAATTTGGGTTTTAGTTTAGAAGTAGGTTCCGAGGTTTTGGATGATTATCACAGAAGTATCTTTCCTGCACTGTAAGTGGGTCATTATGTAGTAATTGTAAATTTTTTCTCGGGGCTGCAGGGCTTATAGATGGCAGACAGGTAATAACACATTGGCAGCAAGCTGAAGAACTTGCAGAATGCTTTCCCAAAGCGGAAGTGATAGCAGATTCCATTTATATACAAGATGGTCCGCTCTATACTTCTGCGGGAGTGACAGCTGGTATCGATTTGGCACTTAAAATGATCGAAGATGACCATGGTCGCAACTTATCTATACAAATTGCACGAAAACTCTTAGTATTTTTGCGCCGCCCCGGTGGCCAATCTCAGTTTAGTGCTCATCTGGCTGCCCAGATCGCCACAGAAGATAGAATACAAGAGTTGCAGCATTGGATTCTCGATCATGTGGATGAAGATTTGACGCTCAATGCATTAGGTAATCGAGTCGGTATGAGTGTGAGAAATCTAAGCCGTGTATTCTTAAAAGAGACTGGTGAGACCCCTGCTGATTTTGTAGAGCAAGCCAGAGTTGATGCTGCCCGACGGTTGTTGGAAGAGAATGATTTACCACTACAACGTATAGCATCGCACAGTGGCTTTTCTAATCCAGATATTATACGCCGTGCTTTCATGCGCCGAATTCATATTAGCCCTAACGAATATCGCAAGCGTTTTCGTGCTTAGCCCCTTGGTATACCTCTAGCTATTAGTTTTGCTTGCATCAGCAGTATGTCCGAAATATAAGATCAGAAAAATTACGCAGCACATGATTATTTAGTAATGTACGAGTCGCTACCTTTGATTTTTCAAATTGTATAGTAAAAGCAGTATTCTACTTGGCTAGTAACAGATATATTGCCATGATCTTTCTCAGCAAGTTCTTTTGTTAGAGTTCAGCCAATGCCATAACTTTTGAGAAGCCCATAATTTTGTTTCCTAAATCAAGGCATAAAGATTTTATCCAAATTTACTTCCTCAATACCTACATGCTTAAAGCAATCCATTTTCATTTCTAGTCTTTTTCAGTTACTTGGTAGATATTGTGATGAAAGAGGCCGCTGCTACAACTACCCTGAGAAAGAGTAAGACCCGTATATAGTTAATATCTGTCCACCCTAGTGTAAGCATTGCACAGTGTTGTTTCACAAATGTAATGCTAAGAATGTAACGTGTTATTTTTTAAGGTGCTATAGAGTAAGAGGTTACAGGTAGGTTGAATAGAATGGATTTGGTTAAGGTTATATTAATATGGAGCAAAACTTCACTCTCTTCCTATTGTTTTTATTGGATGCATAATTGCTCTAATAAGTCCTCTTTCATATATGTAAAATCGTTAAACCTTCTAGGTCATTCCAAGGAATATTAAGATGAAGTTTATTTTGTTTATTTTGGGGCTATTATTGTCTTATAGTGCCCATGCGGGTTGGGTAGATAGTATTGGAAAAGTTGAGGATATTGTTACTTACGCACATGCAGAAACAATATTAGTTAAGTTGTCTATACCTGGTATTAATGTTCCGAAATGTTCAGATAAAGATTATTTTGCGATTAGCTCAGGCATGTCTCCAGAAGGTCGGGCACGTATGTATTCAATGTTGCTGTCTGCTCAAGCGACAGGGCGTGAAGTTGCCGTAGCAGTATTAGATACTGGCGATTGTGAATCGTGGTTTTCGGCACAAGATATCTATCGTCGTATAGCACGCATACAGTAAACCTTTGTATTTTTAAAAAGATATTTATTCAATTAATACTTGGGTTTAGCACTCACTTAATACCTTAATGTTTAGCTCAAGTATTGTTAACTATTACTACTTTTAATTTATTTCTATCGTTACTTAATATTAATAGCTAATAACAATTACTCTCATTCTTAATGCCGTATATTAAAGGTACTTGCTGACCATATTTTAAAAGCAATATTAAGTGTCAAAAGCTATTTTTTTCTTATCTAAAAGCATATTTAGATTCACTTCCCTTTGAACACAGTTAAATAATATTCTACGATTATATTGGCCTGCTAATACTAATAAAAATACTTTTAGCTGATAATGAGATCTTGCATCCATATGGCTCTAAATAGTTCTAAACAAAACGTCTAAATTAATTAAACATATTTTAAATAACTTTGTCCTTTGTTTTGCTAACTTTTAATAAGGAAAAACTTATGTCGTTCAAGTGTCTGTCGTTGAAACATAGTTGCTTAATTGTTATTTCCGCCTCGCTAGCTTTTGTTCTTGGTTGCTCTAGTGAACAAAAAGGCAAAGCTATTGAACAAGGTAGTGAGGTTACCGGAGCTTTCCCTAATGTTGTTAATTTAGATCAGAGCTGGACTACTGATACTCAGCAAGCTTTTTATTTTACCTCTCAGGGTTCACGTATTCTGCCTTATAAATGGTTCTTGTATTTAGAAAAAGCAGGCTCCGAAATGCTTTTTCGAGATAATAAACATATTTCTCAGCTGCGTTATTTACCTGAGAATAAAACAACCTGGAATCCAGATGGTTTAGCGGTTGGTTTTGTTAAAGACGTAGATAAAAAGACAAAACAAGAGTGGATGGGGTTTAACTGTGCAGCATGCCACACAGCCCAAATAGAATATAAAGGCATTAATATCCGCATCGATGGTGGACCGACATTAGGCGATTTTGAAGAATTTAATAAGGTTCTCGTCAAAGCTATGAATGAGACATATCAGTCTGAAGAAAAGTTTGATCGTTTTGCCGAAAATGTATTAGAAAAAGGTTATAGCGCAAATGACAAAGTGATACTTAGACGAGCACTTCTAGAACAAACAGAAATATTAGCTGAGCGTAATCAAGCGAATCATCCAGATCCTAAACAGCCAGCTTATGGCTATGGACGTGTTGATGCTATAGGGGCTATCTTTAACCAGATACTTTCAAAATCGAATGACATGCCGAATAATGCTCGTGCATCTGATGCCCCTGTCAGTTATCCATTTCTTTGGGGCACACATCAATCAGATGTCGTACAGTGGACGGGATTTGCTCCTAACGGCCCTGATAGTGTGGGTGCATTAATTCGTAATGGTGGTGAAGTATTAGGTGTTTACGGACAACTCACTATACCGGACGATAAATCTGTTAAGCATTACCAATCATCTATTCAGATTGAAAATCTTGGTAAGCTTGAAGAATGGGTCGCCGAGTTACGATCTCCAATGTGGCCATCTGAATATTTGCCAGCGATCGATGCTGTACGTGCAGCTGAAGGTGAAAAGCACTATGCCAAATATTGTGTCAACTGCCATCAGCTAATAAAACGGTCAGATGAAGGGGAAAAATATACCGCTGTACTAACGCCTCAATCTGAAGTAGGGACAGACCCACAAGAAATTATTAATATGTTAGAAATAAGAGAGGCTGGCAAGTATGCCCAAAGGAAGGAGTTTGTTTTAGCTGGGGATGTTATCCCAGAAAATACTAATGGTTTAGCACCTTTAGTGAATGCTGTTGTTGGTTCATTATTAGAACACCCTATTGATACTCTTGAAGCGGCGATAACGGAATATAAAGGTGGGGAAGCAGCTAAGCAAGCGAGCGACGGTATCGATGAAAACCTCGACCATCATCCACGTAACATTTTTAAGCAAAAGCTTACAGTATTTAAAAATAAATATAAGAAAACACCTGACGTATCTAGTGACAAGGAAACTTCCTCTACTCCTTCAGGTATTGATGCTTTCAAAGTTTACAAAGCAAGGCCTTTAAACGGAATCTGGGCGACTGCACCTTATTTACATAATGGCTCCGTACCCAGCCTATATGAGTTACTGTTGCCATCAGATAAAAGGTCTAAGGTATTTTATCTGGGAAGTAGAGAATTTGATCCTGTGAATGTCGGTTATATTTCAACATCGACTTTAGATGATGCACCGGTCTTCCGCTATGATACTAGCCTAAAGGGTAACTCCAATGAAGGACATGAATATGGAGTGGTTGAGCTAACAAATATTGAAAAGAAAGAGCTACTTGAGTATTTAAAAACATTATAGATGTGATGCAAATATTTTATAAGCTAATAATATTTACCTTAAGCAATCGATGACTTTTTTTACATCATCTTCAGTATTGTAAATATGGGGCGATAAACGAATACTTCGATCTCTTATGTCATGGTGAATATTTTCGGTGTTTAGTTTTGCTGAAAGGTCATCGCATTTGTCGTCGAGCTTAAGTATTATCGTCCCTCCTCTTTGATTTGGTTCTAGCAAATCATTAAGCCAGCGCTCATCGAGGGCGTCGATCCAAAGCTGTGTTAACTTTTGATTATGTTTGTTGATTTTTTCTATGCCATATTCACATAATTCAGTTATGGAATTATTGGCAATTACGTAGGGTGCGACAGATGGTGTTCCACCCCAGAAACGCAGTGCATCATCTGCATAGCGGAACTCGTAAATATCAAACTCAAACGGGTTTTCATGGGAAAACCATCCTACATCTACCGGCTTACATTGATTGATAATATTGGGGTTGACCCATAAAAAGCCTGCACCTGGCCCACCACAAAGCCACTTAACACATGAACCGATCACAAAATCGGCATCCCATTTTTCTATGCTTATAGGTAAAATCCCCGCCGATTGTGCAATATCAACTATAGTGATGACATTTAATGATTTAGCAATGTCAATAATTTCCTGGACGGGTAGACGTTCCCCTGTGTTCGAGTGTACGTGGGTAATCAGTACCATATCCACATCATCACGTAATGCTTTTTCCCACAAGTCAAGATTTTGGACATCTTGATCGTGTTGAATAAATTGGCACTGGCTTCCGGCTTTGCTAAATACGTAGGCAAGAGATGGGAAGGCTGCCTCAGTGAGTAATACATGGGATTGGGTTTTTCGAAATGGTAAACCGTAAAGTAATTTTACCAGACCGCTAGAGAGATTCGTTTGCGGACAGAAACTTGTATATGTTCCTCCAAGGAGCTGGCTTAAACTTTTCCTGAAATTGTCGATATCTTTCAGCCAAGTATCCCAGACTTGATGTGGAGTATTTTTCCATGGTGCTAGAAAGTGATCTTCAAAATACGTGGGTGTACTATTTGGCATTAATCCAACTGAATGACTAAGAAGGTAAGAGCCATCAGGAACTTTAAACTGGGATTTGATCATTGCTCTTCCCTTTTATTTTTTATTAGTATTAATTGCTGTGCGTAAGCGTTCAAGATCCGCATAACGGCTGGGTATATCATCGCGTTTAGCAGCGATACGAAGGTCTTTTAAGTTATTTAATGAGCGTAGTAGTACATCTAGTGGCGGGCCGCTGGCAGTAATCTTTTCTAGATACTGCTGATCTATATCTTCAGATGGTTTGGTAATATATTTTTCTACCAATTGATGGTGGTGTTGGGAGGCTGCTTCACCGTGAGCATGGCAGACATTTAAAAACTCCTGAACGACTTTTGTAAACCAAGGCTTAGCTTGAGACCTGGGTATTTCTTCAAGTAACTGGTCAAGCAGGCTTTTACGACGCATACAGTCTCGTAAACGGGCCTGATCCTCGGGCATCATAAATAAGAATTTATCTACAAGTAATTGCGAATAATGAGGACTTTCTGGCTGACATAGTCCTAGTAGAACATCTAACTCGTTGATACCAGCAAAATCTCCGGCGTTGGCACCACGATATTCCTGTTGCCCCACTTTATAAGGTTTGTAATAAGGTCGCACATTATAAAAAAAGCGGTCCACATCAAGTCTGCTAAATAGCTCATTATTGTTTTCAATAACATTTTCGATAGCCTGTGTTGCCGCTGCAAGCAGATCGCAGGCGACGGGATGTGAAATGCCAATGGGCAGAATACGCACCAGGGAATCTGCCGCGCGTTTATAAGCAAAAATACCCCGAGTGTTATATTCTAAAAAAAATGCTTCTGCTTGCAGAGATGTAAATGCTTTATAAACACCATGCTGAGCGAAATTGTGGGTAGTTAGATGGCTAGTGGCAAAACGAGGTGTAACTCCTAGAGAGGCGCCAAGTTGCAGTGCCAATGCTGAAGCATTTTTAGATTGCTCGGATTCTGATATTTCATGACGTCTGCAAGCGCCCATATAAAGGCCCACATTACCAAGCAGATCAAAACCTGCATCGAAACCCTCATCGGTATTACCTTCTCTTAGTAAGGCCTGGATATAGTGTTGCCCCTCGTTAACTAATTGTTGTTTTAAGTCATTGCCAATATCAATGGTATTCGCTTTATTTTCTTGAGCAAAATATAATTCTTCTAAAGCAGTATTTATTTCAATAAATCCTGTTCTAATCCAATTATCGAAAGCATATGCATTGGGAGTCATAAAGTTGATTTCCATATGTTAGAGGACGATTAGAATTGCTAATAGAATTAAGGATATCACATATATTCACCACTAAATTATATGATTGACGACAGTGGATATGATAGAAACTAACAACCTAAATTAGTGGGATTAGACTATGGGTTCTAATCCTTTAGTGTTTATTCAGTTCTGATACATGTGCAACTAGTTGCTGTCCCACTTTCATATTTTTTACTGAGCCTGAAGTATCTGCAGTAGCATTAATCACTAAAATAACATTTTTTATTTTAATGAGGTCTTCATTAAATACTTCCGCTTGCTACAGACAAACGTTTTGACCAACTTGCCACTTTCTCTATTTCTTTAGAACTTTTCGCGAGAAGGCCTAATATAGTTTGTGTCTGATTGTGTAATATTTCGATCTGCTCAATTATAGGGCCAATTTGTATTTTAATCTCTTTTGATAAATGCTCTGCATCCAACATGCTTCTTGCACGAATTCTACTCTCCTTTTCTATGCCTTGTTTACATTACTATCATTAGTAAAAGCCCTATAAAAAATGCACACATAGGTAAAAGATAAGTAAAAAAGGGTAATCAATTGGAAATGGATGTCGCCAAATGCTACGTTATATTGGTTAATATAGGCTGATAGTGAGTCTACAATGGCTGAAGTTCATAGATCCTAGAGTTGAGCTCTAGTGAGTGGCGTGAATAATAGTAACTATCTATAGGGTAATGTAAATTCTAGTGCTATTTGCTGAGAAAGGGGGTTATAAAAAGCGAAATCAACACAGGTGTCGTTTTATCAAGAATAATAGACCTGTTAGATACCTTTGATAAGTTGAAAAAGAAGTGAAATATCTCACTAACTAGTATAATAGTGAGATATTTTTTATCATATTAGCTATTAGCTCGCCAGGTTAATAGTTTAGAAAAAGTCATGGTTATGAGGAAGTAAAATATGAGTTTCAATGTATATCTTTCGGGCGAGATACATACAAATTGGAGAGAGGAAATTATCAAAGGTTGTGAGGGACATGACTTTTCATTTTTTTCAGCTGTTACAAATCATGAAGCGAGTGATGCTGCAGGTGATTTATTGGGCCATGAAGAGAAAAGTTTTTGGCGTGATCACAAATCTGCAAAGGTGAATGCAATTAGAATTAAAACACTAATTGAGAAATCTGATATAGCGATTATACGTTTTGGCGATAAATACAAACAGTGGAATGCTGCTTTTGATGCAGGTTATTGTGCTGCACTGGGGAAACCTTATATCACCCTTCATAGTGAAGATATTATTCATCCTTTAAAAGAGGTTGATGCAGCAGCTTTTGCATGGGCAACGACAACAGAACAAGTTGTAGAAATGTTGAACTACGTTGTTAGTCAAAGATAAATATTATGCTTGCATAGAGTACGATGACAAAATTAAACGCCAGTAATACTTGAAGCATTACTTACTTACTACCCCTAAGGTTTTGATATTGTCGCTATGTGCATAACATTACATGCCATTTGAGAGGGGAGCTATGTATATCAAAAGTCTTGGTATATGCTGTGTGTTTACGCTGGTCGGGAGTGATATACAGCACGCGAGTACGCCTTATATAAGGCGCACTCGCCCTTAACCTGAGGTCGGAGTCCAATAATTAGAACTGGACTTTAGGTAATATTGCAAAAGCGCGTTACGATATAAGCCCAACTGACTGCTCTCGCCCAACCATCAATGTCATTGAAAATACTGATAATAAAGATGACTAACGATTGAAATTAGAAGGTGATAACGATATGAATAACCTTGTAACCCTGACCAAACATAACTCTATCGCACTAATTGCCGTAAATTCTCCACCGGTCAATGCCCTTTCTCAGCAAGTGAGAAGTGAGTTAATTGAATGTTTTACTGCAGCGCAAAAAGATGATGATGTGGCAGGCATTATACTTCATTGCCAAGGAAGAACGTTTATTGCTGGTGCGGATATTACCGAATTTGGTAAACCTCCTCTGTCCCCTGATTTAAATGCTGTTATTTCCACAATTGAAGGCAATGGTAAGCCTGTTTTGGCTGCGCTTCACGGCACTGCTCTTGGTGGTGGTTTCGAGGTTGCAATGGCGTGTGATTACCGGTTAGCAGAACGCTCGGCTAAAGTTGGTTTACCAGAAGTGCTATTGGGGCTTATTCCTGGTGCCGGAGGAACTCAGCGTCTACCCCGTTTGGTCGGCGCAATTCCAGCCCTTGATATTATGGTATCTGGCAAACCAATATCAGCGTCAAAAGCCGAGGCTATCGGTGCTGTAGATAAAGTTGTTGATGATGAGCTTGTCGCCGCTGCTATTGCTTATATGGAAAGGTTACTGGCAGATAATGCTCCACTTAGACCTGTGAGAAATATGTCTGCTGAACATGTTAGCGAAGATAGCTTTAGCGAGTATCGTCGGTCAATCGCTAAACAGGCACGAGGTTATTTTGCCCCCGAACGAATTATTCAAGCGGTACAGGCTGCCGTTAGTTCTAGTTTTGATGATGGCCTTGCAAAAGAAAGAGAGCTCTTTATTGAGTGCTTAAAATCACCAGAATCTGAGGCTTTGCGCCATTTATTTTTCTCTGAGCGCCAAGCTGCGAAGATACCTGATATTAATGCGGATACGCCAACGCGAACAATAAAACAAGTTGCGGTTGTAGGGGCTGGTACCATGGGTGGTGGTATTGCCATGAATTTTATTCAAATAGGTATCCCTGTTCGAATTGTTGACATTAGTCATGAAGCAATTGAACGTGGCCTTGCCACAATTCGTAAAAATTATGAGAGAGCACTGAGCAAAGGTAAAATGACGGAAGCTGATATTGAAAA
Protein-coding regions in this window:
- a CDS encoding 3-hydroxyacyl-CoA dehydrogenase NAD-binding domain-containing protein, with translation MNNLVTLTKHNSIALIAVNSPPVNALSQQVRSELIECFTAAQKDDDVAGIILHCQGRTFIAGADITEFGKPPLSPDLNAVISTIEGNGKPVLAALHGTALGGGFEVAMACDYRLAERSAKVGLPEVLLGLIPGAGGTQRLPRLVGAIPALDIMVSGKPISASKAEAIGAVDKVVDDELVAAAIAYMERLLADNAPLRPVRNMSAEHVSEDSFSEYRRSIAKQARGYFAPERIIQAVQAAVSSSFDDGLAKERELFIECLKSPESEALRHLFFSERQAAKIPDINADTPTRTIKQVAVVGAGTMGGGIAMNFIQIGIPVRIVDISHEAIERGLATIRKNYERALSKGKMTEADIEKLMSLLIPTINYSDLSEVDLVIEAAFENMQIKKEIFRKLDGVCKQGAMLATNTSTLDVDEIAAVTQRPADVLGLHFFSPANVMRLLEVVRGEHTALDVLATAMKLSKKINKIGVMSGVCFGFIGNRMLHGYGREAGLMLLEGATPEQIDKLVYDFGFPMGPFAVSDLAGNDVGAKVREERAKDGFASKDERDNLISDKLYQLGRFGQKTAAGFYNYEDGARTPQPSPEVKALIAVEAQRLGIEQREIDTEEIITRCIYPLINEGARILEEGIALRASDIDLVWINGYGFPPYRGGPMFYADQIGLRKVYDTICRYRDTFGNEFGYWEPAPLLEKLALEGKSFAEYKK